A genomic region of Elaeis guineensis isolate ETL-2024a chromosome 9, EG11, whole genome shotgun sequence contains the following coding sequences:
- the LOC105050996 gene encoding pentatricopeptide repeat-containing protein At3g26630, chloroplastic, whose amino-acid sequence MVSCLACALDPLPQPRLVLAPCDALRLLNQSKTPKQLRQLHARILRAGLSCDPAVLAALLRLYSSHRCLDLASRLFSAFPNPPTIAWNLMIRAHAAGGAPRDALLLYNRMIASGVGPDKFTFPFAVKACSSLSEVRKGKEVHAFAIKVGFFLDLFVQNALIHFYLTCGDSVSGRKVFDGMRAKSVVSWTALISGLLACGDMEAARAVFDAAPVRNVVTWTAMIDGCARNGRPDEAFELFQQMLQDGTRPNEFTVVALLIACTELGSSSLGRRVHELARKNGGLERSVYVGTALVDMYSKCGSLEEAARVFGQMPKRSLATWNSMITSLGVHGRGKEAVALFREMERANVKPDGITFVGVLSACTREGMVEEGFRLFARMVECYGIAPLFEHYSCLAQLLGCANNLSGGVEMIENLMSKFDARARQMMLRACRMNGNVRVEEVLGNCIRDLELSSGSASLAQIECRSIEWRVG is encoded by the coding sequence ATGGTCTCATGCCTCGCCTGCGCCCTCGACCCGCTCCCCCAGCCGAGGCTCGTCCTCGCTCCCTGCGACGCCCTCCGCCTCCTCAACCAGTCCAAAACCCCAAAACAACTCAGACAGCTCCACGCCCGGATCCTCCGCGCCGGCCTCTCTTGCGACCCCGCCGTCCTTGCCGCGCTCCTCCGCCTCTACTCCTCCCACCGCTGCCTCGACCTCGCCTCCCGACTCTTCTCTGCCTTCCCCAACCCTCCCACCATCGCCTGGAACCTCATGATCCGCGCCCACGCCGCCGGCGGCGCCCCCCGCGATGCCCTACTTCTCTACAACCGCATGATTGCCAGCGGCGTCGGCCCCGATAAATTCACCTTCCCCTTCGCCGTCAAGGCGTGCTCGAGCCTATCCGAAGTCCGGAAGGGCAAGGAGGTCCACGCCTTCGCCATCAAGGTGGGTTTTTTCCTCGACCTGTTCGTCCAAAATGCCCTGATCCATTTCTACCTCACCTGCGGTGATTCGGTGTCCGGGAGAAAGGTGTTTGATGGAATGCGCGCGAAGAGCGTCGTGTCGTGGACGGCTTTGATCTCGGGCCTCCTGGCGTGTGGGGACATGGAGGCTGCGAGGGCCGTCTTTGATGCGGCACCGGTTCGTAACGTGGTGACCTGGACGGCCATGATCGATGGATGCGCGAGGAACGGGCGACCAGATGAGGCGTTCGAGCTGTTCCAACAGATGCTGCAGGACGGCACAAGGCCGAATGAGTTCACGGTGGTGGCACTGTTGATAGCCTGCACCGAACTTGGGAGCTCGAGCTTGGGTCGCCGGGTTCATGAATTGGCTCGTAAGAATGGCGGGCTCGAGAGGAGCGTCTATGTGGGCACGGCGCTTGTAGACATGTACAGCAAGTGTGGGAGCTTGGAGGAAGCGGCGCGGGTGTTTGGTCAAATGCCTAAGCGGAGCTTGGCAACCTGGAACTCGATGATCACTAGCTTGGGGGTACATGGGCGTGGAAAGGAGGCAGTCGCTCTATTCCGGGAGATGGAGCGGGCGAATGTGAAGCCGGATGGGATCACTTTTGTGGGCGTGTTGAGTGCTTGCACAAGGGAGGGAATGGTCGAGGAGGGTTTTAGGCTTTTTGCACGCATGGTCGAGTGTTATGGCATCGCTCCGCTTTTCGAGCATTATAGCTGTCTTGCACAGCTTCTGGGTTGCGCCAACAATTTGAGTGGGGGAGTTGAGATGATTGAGAATTTGATGTCCAAGTTTGATGCTAGGGCACGGCAGATGATGTTAAGAGCGTGCAGAATGAACGGTAATGTGAGGGTCGAGGAAGTTTTGGGCAACTGTATACGTGATTTGGAGTTGTCCAGTGGCAGTGCAAGCTTGGCCCAAATAGAATGTCGATCCATTGAGTGGAGAGTGGGATAG